From the Lactobacillus johnsonii genome, the window TCAATGGTTGATGAAATTGATGAGTATGTTGATTCTGTAAATAGAAGAAGACAAGAAGTTCTTCCTCAAACAGAAATTGATTTCATGCATGAATGCGAAAAGAATAATGACTATGATAATCAACGCTACCAAGATGATGTACAAATTTTAAATATTAATTTTGTTGATAGAAAGCAACCTTCAAAGCTTTATCACTTAAAAGATCTTGGTGGAAGTGCTGTTTACAATGTCTTTCAAGGTGATAATGAATTTGTTATTACTGGTAAGCTTAAAGATTGGCACTTTAGAGACCAACTTAAGAATATTAAAGTACCAACTTTAATTACTTTTGGTGAAAATGAAACTATGCCAATTTCTACTGCTAAAATTATGCAAAAAGAAATTCCAAATTCACGCCTAGTTACTACTCCTGATGGGGGTCACCACCACATGGTTGATAATCCAGATGTTTACTACAAACACTTGGCTGACTTTATTCGTGAAGTTGAAGATGGTAGGTTTAAAGGTGAATAGAAAAGTCGATGCTGAGCATCGGCTTTTTTATTTACTAGGCAAATAAATCGCTTTCATTGAAATAATACTATATAATTTAAAGCAAATATAGTTTTGTTTTATTTTATTCAAGGAGAAAATGATGAGCAAAAATAATAAAATTACCCGATTATTAGCTGCTACAGCTGTAATTGGCATTATCGGAACTTCAGCTGCTGCGTGCAGTAATAACGATTCATCAAATCAAAGTAAACAATCTAGTGTAAAAAAGGAAACTAAAGATAAGAAAAGTAATACAGAAAATGCACTAAAAAAGAGTCAAATCAAGCTTAGCCAAACTGAAGCTTTGAACAAATTTGATGAAAAATACAGTGATAAAGAGATTAAAGAAATAAACCTAAAGTTAGACGGTAACCGATACGTTTATGAGATCGATGGATTTGATAAGAGTAAAGAATACGAAATGACAATCAATGCTAGAACTGGTAAGGAAATTAAATCTAGTTCTGAAAAGCTTGATCTAGATGAACACCTACAAAAAGGTTTAGATTTAGATAAAACAATTTCGCGTAAAGAAGCTAGTGAAATAGCAGAAAAAGAAGTAAAAAATAGTGTTGCCAAGGAATGGGACTTAAAAATGGAAGATGGTAAGGCTATTTGGGAGGTAACAGTAGAGTCCGGTAGCACAAAACATGAAGTTGAAATTGATGCTAGCTCTAAAAAAGTAATTAGGTCAGAAGAAGAAAATTAATTAATAAAAAGGATATCGAGCGGTTGACGGTATTGCGATATCAGGCTATAATAATAGTCCTTTCTAAAATTAAACACTTGTATACGACAAAAGCCACCTGTTTCAGGTGGCTTTTTTTGTTGGGAATATAGGATATAAATTTAAAGAAACTAGTAAGTCACAAGACTGGTTGAATTCATCGTGTGATCATCTAGTTTATAGGTCTTTAATTCAAAATCATCTTCAAAATTACAGTAGTAAGTCTTGCTTTTCGAAGAGTAGCATGCAGTATAAACAGTATATTCGTCCTTGCCTTGATCGTTGACTACACTGCCTTTGATCATGGCAACAGACTTTAAGATGTTAAAGAATTTAGCGACGTTTGCTTTTTCACCTTTAGCAGTTGGATAGTTTACGTTTAAGTAAGCAGCTTTAACAAAACGATCGGCTGGAATACTGTCACCGGGCAGACCTAAGCTACCAGTTCCTACGCCCCAAGGAGCAACTTTTTGCCCGTTCCAGCTTTGGGCTGTAGCGTCATGTGGGTTTAAACCGGTGTAGTTACCAAGGTTAGTAAGGTGCCAGTTAAAGTCAGGGCTATTAGTTAAAACGCCAACTTTGTCATCAAAGACTTTCATTCCATATTGTTTTGAAACCTCAACAATAATGGCTTCGTCACTATCACTAATGATCCAGTGAAGAGGGGCAACCGCAAATGATGTGTTAATAGCTTCATTCACTAAGTTAACATTCTTTAAAGCTTCCTTTACTTCACTAACATGAGTAAAGTTTTGAGTAACCCAGAGCATAATTTCGTAAGAAGCTAAGTTGATTTTACCGTCAATAGGACCATCACTAAATTTAGCAAAATGTGGGAAGTTTAAACCTGCAATACCTAATCCATCTTCGTTATAGCAGTCAAAGTATGATGGATAGCCATCAACCACAATTCCCATTCCAATAACAGCCTTTTTAGTAGTGGTGTTATCTAAGAACTTATATGGAAGAGGATAATTACGCGGCGTAATAATAACGCCTTCGCCATAATCCTGTCCAACATCTAGATTACGGCCAAAGTATAAATTTCCTTGATCATCTGTGAATCTTAAACCAGTACACATTTCCAAAAAACCTCCTTATTTAGCATTAGCTTTTGCTGCTTGCTCTGCAATATATTTCTTTTGATATCTCTTAATTTGGATAACGGCAAATACTAAAATAATAAAACCAATTGCAACAAAGGCAATCATAAAGTACCAAGCGACTGTAAAGCTTGCAGCTCCTTTAATAATCCCAAAGAGTGGAGCACCAATGGCATAGCCGATTGCATAAGCTAAACCAACGTATCCAAGCATGACACCTTGATCTCTTGAACCAAAGAGGTCTTTTGCCATGAAGGCTGGGCCTGACATGTAACTAAATACAGCTAAGCCGCAAAAGATAGCATAGCCAATACCAGCAGCTTTACTAATAGATGAACCATATGGCTGGAAGCTAATAAAGATCATCATTAGAATAGATAAAATATACATACAACCAGCATAGGCCATTGATTTTGCTGTACCAAATTTGTCAAATAAGAAACCACCAGAAATATTTCCGATTAAACAACCAACACCGTACATTGATCCAACTAAACCAACATCCGTTAAAGAAAGTTTAGTATCAAGGAAGGCGGCATAGTCTTCATTTAAGGAAGCTAAGCCTAAACCAATGATTAAGAAGCCAAGGCTGAAAATCCAGAACCATTTCATTTGTAACACTTGTTTACTAGTCCAGCCTTTAAACTCTTTAGCTTTGGCTAAAGCCTCTTCTTTCTTGCTTTCAGCTAGTTCTTCATCAGAAACGACAATTTCGTCTTTCTTAGGGGTTCTAATGAAGCAGGCGATAATTACACCAATTACTAATAAAGCGACGGCAAAGATAAAGAATGGTGCCATAGAGGTTAAATGACCGGTCTTAGTATTACCTGTCATGTAGTGCTTTAAAATTGCTTGAGTTGCTGGCTGTAAAAAGATATTACCAATCGAACCACCGCAGAAGGCAATTCCTAAGGCAGCCCCACGTCCCTTTGCTGGGAACCAGTGGTTAATAACCCATGGAACACCTTGGCCGGAGTAAAAGGTTGAACCAACCATACAAATGATAGCGGCAATATAGAAGCCAGGTAGCTTTGTACTAATTCCAAAAATTACGTAGGCAATAGCAGAAAGACCAATACCAATTAAATACATTAGTCGGAAGTTAACTTTTTCTAACGCCTTACCAATAAATGGAGAAGCAACTGAAGCAAAAACCGCACCAAACGTAAAAATTAATGTGTACGATGCTAAGGTAAAGTGGAAGGTATTAACTAAAGGGTGAATAAACAAAGGCTGAATATTTTGAGCAATTCCATAAGGAATAGCTTGGGTTAACATACACAGGAAAACCATGAAGTACTTATAGCCCTTACTTACTACCTTATCTTTAGTAGCGGCATCAGTAGACATGTAATTACCTTCTTTCTAACTAATTATTTATCTAAAATAATATTTGGCTTGTTCACAACAATATTTTTTTGAATTTGTTTAATTTTAATAGCTGCAAAAATTAATAATATAAAACCAATTGCAACAAAGAAGATGGTGGACCACCAAGCAGTTGTAAAGCTAGTAGCACCTTTGATAACGCCAAATAGGGGAGCTCCAATAGCAAAACCAATTGCATAGGCTAAGCTAATATAACCTAAGTTAACTCCTTGTGCTTTGGCACCAAATAAACTCTTGGCCATGAAGGCAGGTCCGGACATATAACTAAAGACAGATAAGCCGCTCGTAACAGCCCAGCCCATACCAGCATATAAGTTGATGCGGG encodes:
- a CDS encoding prolyl aminopeptidase gives rise to the protein MRTGTKIITLDNGYHLWTNTQGEGDIHLLALHGGPGGNHEYWEDAAEQLKKQGLNVQVTMYDQLGSLYSDQPDYSDPEIAKKYLTYEYFLDEVDEVREKLGLDNFYLIGQSWGGLLVQEYAVKYGQHLKGAIISSMVDEIDEYVDSVNRRRQEVLPQTEIDFMHECEKNNDYDNQRYQDDVQILNINFVDRKQPSKLYHLKDLGGSAVYNVFQGDNEFVITGKLKDWHFRDQLKNIKVPTLITFGENETMPISTAKIMQKEIPNSRLVTTPDGGHHHMVDNPDVYYKHLADFIREVEDGRFKGE
- a CDS encoding PepSY domain-containing protein, which encodes MMSKNNKITRLLAATAVIGIIGTSAAACSNNDSSNQSKQSSVKKETKDKKSNTENALKKSQIKLSQTEALNKFDEKYSDKEIKEINLKLDGNRYVYEIDGFDKSKEYEMTINARTGKEIKSSSEKLDLDEHLQKGLDLDKTISRKEASEIAEKEVKNSVAKEWDLKMEDGKAIWEVTVESGSTKHEVEIDASSKKVIRSEEEN
- the bsh gene encoding choloylglycine hydrolase; this encodes MCTGLRFTDDQGNLYFGRNLDVGQDYGEGVIITPRNYPLPYKFLDNTTTKKAVIGMGIVVDGYPSYFDCYNEDGLGIAGLNFPHFAKFSDGPIDGKINLASYEIMLWVTQNFTHVSEVKEALKNVNLVNEAINTSFAVAPLHWIISDSDEAIIVEVSKQYGMKVFDDKVGVLTNSPDFNWHLTNLGNYTGLNPHDATAQSWNGQKVAPWGVGTGSLGLPGDSIPADRFVKAAYLNVNYPTAKGEKANVAKFFNILKSVAMIKGSVVNDQGKDEYTVYTACYSSKSKTYYCNFEDDFELKTYKLDDHTMNSTSLVTY
- a CDS encoding conjugated bile salt MFS transporter — protein: MSTDAATKDKVVSKGYKYFMVFLCMLTQAIPYGIAQNIQPLFIHPLVNTFHFTLASYTLIFTFGAVFASVASPFIGKALEKVNFRLMYLIGIGLSAIAYVIFGISTKLPGFYIAAIICMVGSTFYSGQGVPWVINHWFPAKGRGAALGIAFCGGSIGNIFLQPATQAILKHYMTGNTKTGHLTSMAPFFIFAVALLVIGVIIACFIRTPKKDEIVVSDEELAESKKEEALAKAKEFKGWTSKQVLQMKWFWIFSLGFLIIGLGLASLNEDYAAFLDTKLSLTDVGLVGSMYGVGCLIGNISGGFLFDKFGTAKSMAYAGCMYILSILMMIFISFQPYGSSISKAAGIGYAIFCGLAVFSYMSGPAFMAKDLFGSRDQGVMLGYVGLAYAIGYAIGAPLFGIIKGAASFTVAWYFMIAFVAIGFIILVFAVIQIKRYQKKYIAEQAAKANAK